Proteins found in one Lycium ferocissimum isolate CSIRO_LF1 chromosome 6, AGI_CSIRO_Lferr_CH_V1, whole genome shotgun sequence genomic segment:
- the LOC132061441 gene encoding uncharacterized protein LOC132061441: protein MGVQFVNICPIITLRALGIDIGKLRDSHVRVKGFDGAQRGVVGEIDLALEIGPVEFTVEFQVMDISASYNLLIGRPWIHMAGAVPSTLHQNLKFVWNHQEIVIHGEGNNSIYPENSIPVIESVERLDGSVFHTKEIMCTTQAKRVKLPRVLMMVAWKMLKNGFKPSRGLGVNLDGIVEPIQLPGQKDTFGLGYEPTLEEISLASLKRKGDIPLPKPRPSPRIGHFSRRLVTQVSRKRRRQPRGRSQESIHYRGRS from the coding sequence ATGGGGGTTCAATTTGTTAACATATGTCCTATCATTACTCTCCGAGCTTTAGGAATTGATATCGGGAAACTTCGTGATAGTCACGTGAGGGTTAAAGGTTTTGATGGAGCTCAAAGGGGTGTCGTAGGGGAAATTGACTTAGCACTGGAAATTGGACCCGTGGAGTTTACGGTGGAATTCCAAGTGATGGATATATCCGCTAGTTACAACTTGCTGATAGGAAGGCCATGGATCCATATGGCTGGTGCAGTCCCTTCTACCCTGcaccaaaatttgaaatttgtctGGAATCATCAGGAAATTGTGATCCATGGAGAAGGCAACAATTCGATTTATCCCgaaaactcaattcccgttaTTGAAAGTGTAGAAAGGCTAGATGGATCTGTTTTTCATACTAAGGAAATTATGTGTACTACTCAAGCTAAAAGGGTAAAATTGCCACGTGTGCTTATGATGGTGGCTtggaaaatgttgaagaatggTTTTAAGCCTAGTCGAGGTCTCGGAGTGAACTTGGATGGAATAGTAGAACCAATTCAATTACCCGGTCAGAAGGATACTTTTGGTCTTGGATACGAGCCCACTCTTGAAGAAATCTCATTGGCTAGTCTCAAAAGGAAAGGTGATATTCCCTTGCCAAAGCCTCGTCCCTCTCCCCGAATCGGTCATTTTTCAAGGCGTCTCGTCACCCAAGTATCGAGGAAGCGCCGAAGACAACCTCGTGGAAGGTCTCAAGAATCTATTCATTACCGAGGAAGAAGTTGA